Proteins encoded by one window of Kribbella flavida DSM 17836:
- a CDS encoding MFS transporter, with translation MTTALAEPAVPVRGRWTAAVVLANVGVFAAWLGPLQVLLAQQSEAIAPGNKEFVFGLVTGIGAAVSVVANPIFGAVSDRTTARRGRRAPWVFAGAVGGAVGLLVLSGSDAVLWMLVGWCVVQLFGNALLAAITAVVPDLVPTTQRGVVGGWVALAQTLGALVGVGLATVVGGVGGGYIACAAFLLISVVPYLLRSGDQALTERTPLVWPEFWKGFWISPRRYPDFGWAWLTRFLLNLGNGLGTLYLFYYLQDAVGHSDPDVGVLVLTAIYSLCVVLTAVTSGAWSDRVGRRKVFVTGSGVVMAVAAGVLAVWPTWPGAIVGAVILGTGFGVYLSVDFALLTEVLPSARDRAKDLGVINIANSLPQVLAPAVAAPVVKYAGGYPVLYGLAAAVTLLGAVLVRQIRSVS, from the coding sequence ATGACCACCGCGCTCGCCGAGCCGGCGGTCCCGGTCCGGGGGCGGTGGACGGCGGCGGTGGTGCTGGCGAACGTCGGGGTGTTCGCCGCCTGGCTGGGGCCGCTCCAGGTCCTGCTCGCCCAGCAGTCCGAAGCGATTGCCCCTGGCAACAAGGAGTTCGTCTTCGGACTGGTCACCGGGATCGGTGCCGCGGTCTCGGTCGTCGCCAACCCGATTTTCGGCGCCGTCTCGGACCGGACCACCGCACGCCGCGGACGCCGTGCGCCGTGGGTGTTCGCGGGCGCGGTCGGCGGCGCGGTCGGGTTGCTCGTGCTCAGCGGTTCGGACGCCGTGCTGTGGATGCTGGTCGGTTGGTGCGTGGTGCAACTGTTCGGCAACGCGCTGCTGGCCGCGATCACCGCCGTCGTACCGGATCTGGTGCCGACGACGCAGCGCGGTGTGGTCGGCGGTTGGGTCGCGCTGGCGCAGACCCTCGGCGCGCTGGTCGGCGTAGGGCTCGCGACGGTCGTCGGCGGAGTCGGTGGCGGATACATCGCGTGTGCGGCGTTCCTGCTGATCTCGGTGGTGCCGTACCTGCTGCGCAGCGGTGATCAGGCGCTGACGGAACGGACTCCGCTGGTCTGGCCCGAGTTCTGGAAGGGCTTCTGGATCAGCCCGCGGCGGTACCCCGACTTCGGTTGGGCCTGGCTGACCCGGTTCCTGCTGAACCTGGGCAACGGGCTCGGCACGCTCTACCTCTTCTACTACTTGCAGGACGCGGTCGGCCACTCCGATCCCGACGTCGGCGTCCTGGTGCTGACCGCCATCTACAGCCTCTGCGTGGTGTTGACGGCGGTGACCTCCGGCGCGTGGTCGGACCGGGTCGGCCGGCGGAAGGTGTTCGTCACCGGCTCCGGCGTCGTGATGGCGGTCGCCGCCGGAGTACTGGCGGTGTGGCCGACCTGGCCGGGCGCGATCGTCGGCGCGGTGATCCTCGGGACCGGCTTCGGCGTCTACCTGTCGGTCGACTTCGCCCTGCTCACCGAGGTCCTGCCGAGCGCGCGCGACCGGGCCAAGGACCTCGGCGTGATCAACATCGCGAACTCGCTGCCCCAGGTGCTCGCCCCGGCCGTGGCCGCGCCGGTGGTCAAGTACGCCGGCGGCTACCCGGTGCTCTACGGACTCGCCGCGGCCGTCACCCTGCTGGGCGCCGTACTGGTCCGGCAGATCAGATCCGTCTCCTAG
- a CDS encoding gamma carbonic anhydrase family protein has protein sequence MPLYSFEGKSPVVHPEAWIAPTATLVGDVVVEKDVSIWYGVVVRADLGRIVIREGANIQDNSVLHVGGGNVCEVGPNVTVGHQCLVHDCTIGESALIGNGAIVLDGAVIGARTLVAAGATVTPGSQIPGESVALGSPAKKIVPLEGTAKLFVDHNAAVYHDLARRHAASVELVE, from the coding sequence ATGCCGCTCTATTCGTTCGAGGGCAAGAGCCCCGTCGTGCACCCGGAAGCCTGGATCGCCCCGACCGCGACGCTGGTCGGCGACGTCGTGGTGGAGAAGGACGTGTCGATCTGGTACGGCGTGGTGGTCCGCGCCGACCTCGGCCGGATCGTCATCCGGGAGGGCGCGAACATCCAGGACAACTCGGTGCTGCACGTCGGCGGCGGCAACGTCTGCGAGGTCGGCCCCAACGTCACCGTCGGGCACCAGTGCCTGGTGCACGACTGCACGATCGGCGAGTCCGCCCTGATCGGCAACGGCGCGATCGTGCTCGACGGCGCCGTGATCGGCGCCCGCACGCTGGTCGCCGCCGGGGCCACCGTCACGCCGGGCAGCCAGATCCCAGGGGAGTCGGTCGCGCTCGGCAGCCCGGCGAAGAAGATCGTGCCGCTGGAGGGCACGGCGAAGCTGTTCGTCGACCACAACGCCGCCGTCTACCACGACCTGGCCCGCCGGCACGCCGCCTCGGTCGAGCTGGTCGAGTAG
- a CDS encoding type 1 glutamine amidotransferase domain-containing protein: MSKKIAFLVAAEGIERVELSEPWKAVQEAGHQPVLLSPETGEVQTFNHLTPAETQPVDQAVGDASVDDFDALVLPGGVANPDALRMDRSAVAFAKQFVESGKPVAAICHAPWTLVEADVVRGRRMTSWPSLQTDLRNAGAEWVDEEVVTDGNLITSRKPDDLAAFNKTLLDALQ, from the coding sequence ATGAGCAAGAAGATCGCGTTCCTGGTCGCCGCGGAAGGCATCGAGCGGGTCGAGCTGAGTGAGCCGTGGAAGGCGGTGCAGGAGGCCGGTCACCAGCCGGTGCTGCTCAGTCCGGAGACCGGCGAGGTGCAGACCTTCAACCACCTGACGCCGGCCGAGACCCAGCCGGTCGACCAGGCGGTCGGCGACGCCTCGGTGGACGACTTCGACGCTCTCGTCCTGCCTGGCGGCGTCGCCAACCCGGACGCGCTGCGGATGGACCGGTCCGCGGTGGCGTTCGCCAAGCAGTTCGTCGAGTCCGGCAAGCCGGTCGCGGCGATCTGTCACGCACCGTGGACCCTGGTCGAGGCCGACGTGGTCCGCGGCCGCCGGATGACGTCCTGGCCGAGTCTGCAAACCGACCTGCGCAATGCGGGCGCCGAGTGGGTGGACGAGGAGGTCGTCACCGACGGCAACCTGATCACCAGCCGCAAGCCCGACGACCTGGCGGCGTTCAACAAGACGCTGCTCGACGCGCTGCAGTAG
- a CDS encoding LysR family transcriptional regulator, producing the protein MDVDLRQLRCLVGVVEAGSFTDAAIDLGVSQAAVSRGVAGLERALGVRLLYRTSRSVSLTPAGAQVLERARRVVHEVEELVREATSGHARLRVGHAWSALGRHTTGFQRRWAKAHPDVELLLVRTNTPTGGLAEGACDLAVVRTAVDEKYYASSVVGVERRKVVLAADDPLARRRSVRLDDVRDRVVLVDRRTGTTTPELWPTGTPPRIENTADVDDWLALIAAGGYVGITPESTATQYGRAGVVFLPLQDAPPVPVRVIWPRQDPHPSTQHAVALISEAYRTQ; encoded by the coding sequence ATGGATGTGGACCTGCGGCAGTTGCGGTGTTTGGTGGGGGTGGTGGAGGCCGGGTCGTTCACCGATGCGGCGATCGATTTGGGGGTGTCGCAGGCGGCGGTTTCGCGGGGGGTGGCAGGGCTGGAGCGGGCGCTGGGGGTTCGGTTGTTGTACCGGACCAGTCGGAGTGTGAGTTTGACGCCGGCGGGGGCGCAGGTGCTGGAGCGGGCTCGGCGGGTGGTGCACGAGGTCGAGGAACTGGTGCGGGAGGCGACGTCGGGGCACGCGCGGTTGCGGGTGGGGCATGCGTGGTCGGCGCTCGGGCGGCACACGACGGGCTTCCAGCGGCGCTGGGCGAAGGCGCATCCAGACGTGGAGCTGCTGCTGGTGCGGACGAACACGCCGACGGGTGGACTGGCCGAAGGGGCGTGCGATCTCGCCGTGGTGCGGACGGCGGTGGACGAGAAGTACTACGCGAGCAGTGTGGTCGGCGTCGAGCGGCGGAAGGTCGTGCTCGCCGCCGACGATCCGTTGGCGCGGCGACGGTCGGTGCGACTGGACGACGTCCGGGACCGGGTCGTGCTGGTCGATCGGCGGACCGGTACGACGACCCCGGAGCTCTGGCCGACCGGCACTCCGCCGCGGATCGAGAACACCGCGGACGTCGACGACTGGCTGGCGCTGATCGCGGCCGGCGGGTACGTCGGGATCACCCCGGAGAGCACCGCCACGCAGTACGGGCGGGCCGGGGTGGTGTTCCTGCCGTTGCAGGACGCGCCACCCGTGCCCGTCCGGGTCATCTGGCCGCGTCAGGACCCGCACCCGTCGACGCAGCACGCTGTCGCGCTGATCAGCGAGGCGTACCGCACGCAGTGA